CGGCCGTGCCGCGCACACGGTGCTGGTCACGCGCGAATCCAAGGCGCTGGACAACGAGCTGGAGAGCAAGCACGGGCACAGCGACAAGGTCACGCTGCTGGGCGCGTCCACGGCGTTCCAGCGGGTGATCGCGCTGGCGCGCAAGGTCGCGGGCACCGATGCGTCGGTGTTCATCTCGGGCGAGAGCGGGACGGGCAAGGAGCAGATCGCGCAGTTCATCCACCAGCACAGCCGGCGCAGCAGCCGGCAGCTCGTGCCGGTGACCTGCGCGGCGCTGCCCGAGGCACTGCTGGAAAGCGAGATGTTCGGCCACGTACAGGGCGCGTTCACGGGCGCGGTGCGCGAGAAGGCGGGCCTGCTCGAGGTCGCCAACGGCGGCACGCTGTTCCTGGACGAGCTGACCGAGATGCCGGCGGTGCTGCAGGCGAAGTTCCTGCGCGTCATCCAGGACGGCGTGGTGCGCCGGCTCGGCAGTACGACGACCGATGCGGTCGTGAACGTGCGCTTCATTGCGGCGACGAACCGGGATCCGCACCAGGCCGCCGAGGAGAACGTCCTGCGGCGCGACCTGTTCTACCGCCTGTGCGTCGTGCCGATCCACATCCCGCCGCTCCGCGAGCGCCGCTCCGATATCCCGGTGCTGGCGCAGCACTTCCTGCAGCGCTACTGGGTGCAGCACCGCGAGGCGCGCGGCATGCCGACGTTCAGCCCCGAGGCGATGGCGTCACTGCAGTCACGGCCGTGGCCGGGCAACGTGCGCGAGTTGCAGAACGTGATCGAGCACGCGGTCGTGCTGCTGGAGCCGAATGCGCAGATCCGGCCGGACGACCTGCCGGACATGGGGAATGGGGCAGTATCGTCTCCTGTTCCGTCGGGGATGGTGCCCTTCGAGGAGATGCGGGACGGTACATACCATGGCGTTCGCGAGAAGGTGCTTACAGATTTCGAGGTTGGATACCTGACCTGGCTGGTCGAGCGTGCGAATGGCAACATGACCAAGGCCGCCCGCATTGCCGGCGTCGACCGGACCACGCTCTACCGCCTGATGGAGAAACACGGCCTGCACCGTGGCACGATCATTACAAACAAGTAGGCGCACGAAGCGCACGGCAGCCCGCGCGGACGCGGCGAGTTACAGCAGGCCCAACCTGCTGCAGCTCGTCGCTGGCTATGCCGGCCGGGAGATCGGCCTGGCCGCGGAGCGCGTGCGCGGGCAATTGCCGGCGGACCTGCAGGTCAGTGACGAGGAGCTGACGCGCCACTTCGTGTGGGTCGCGCGCGCGTGTCTCGTGGACGTGTCCAGCGAAGAGCAGAACGGCGCGACGCTGACGCTGCGACGCCGGCTGGTCGAGCTGCTGCGGGCGGACATCGTCCGGCACTGGGAGGAAGAGCCGGTCGCCGGGCCCGACATGCTCGAGACGCTGGCAAAGCTGGAGCGCGCGCAGAATGCGTGTCGGCCGGGGCTGGAGCAGACGTTCGCTGCGGAGCTGGCCGACCGGGGCGGCCTGGACCTGGTGGTCGAGGTTGCGCACGACATGCGCTCCCCCCTGACGTCGATCCTGTTCCTGTCGGAGATCCTGCACGGTGGCCAGAGCGGCGCGCTGAACGACGTGCAGAAGCGCCAGCTCGGCATCATCTACAGCGCAGCGCTCGGGCTCGTGGGCATGGCGAGCGACATGATCGAGATGGCGCGCGGCGGCAACCAGCTGCCCGGGCCGGATCCCAGCTCGTTCTCGGTCAATGACATCCTGACCAGCGTTCACGACCTGGTGCGGCCGACCGCGGAGGAGAAGCGGCTCGAGCTGACCATCGAGCCGCTGCGCTCGCCGCGGCGCATCGGCTTTCCAACGCCGCTCAGCCGCGTGCTGCTCAACCTCACGACCAACGCGATCAAGTTCACCGAGGACGGCACGGTCGAGCTGTCCGCCCGCCCGATCGGTGGTGCGAGCGTCGAGTTCGCGGTCCGTGACACCGGGCCCGGCATCCACCCGGATGCCATGGCGACGCTGTACCAGCCGTTCCGCCGCCAGTCCGCACGCCCGACGGGCTACTACTTCTCGGGCACCGGCCTGGGGCTCGCGATCTGCCGCCGCCTGCTGGAAGCGATGGGCTCGGAGCTGAAGCTCGAGACGCGCGCGGGGTGGGGCACACGGTTCAGCTTCGTGCTCGAGCTGCCCGCGGCGAACCTGCTGTAGGTCGTTAGCGCGCAGCAGCCGCAGGTCGCACCGCACACCGGCTGCGCGTCGCACCGCACACCGGCCGCACGTCGCTACCGCACAGCTGCAGACATCCACTACACGAACGCGCCCGTTCCACCCGCCGCATGGCGGGTTCTGCGTATATAGGCTGAACCTGCCCTTGTGCCGGATGTCGTGTTGTGGGTCGACCACACTACGCAGTTGCATCGCGACGCCGCGCGACGCCACAGCGAGCCGCACGCACCGCCTTTCTGAAAGCCTAACAACCAAACACGCAATGACTTAGCGCGGTGGCACCGGCGTGCCGGCGCCGAGCATGGCCGTTGCCAAAGCCCACTGCAGCCGTACGGCAATCAGTCCTGCCTCCGTACTCGATTTGGGAGCATTCATGCTGAGCACTGTGGACGGGGTGTTCCGTCCTTCTGCCGATAGCGCAGTCGACAGGTCGTGGATGCGTGCGCGTCCATCCGTGGTGGTGCGAGCCCGCAGCCGGAGTCACGCCGGCCAGCGCGCACGCCGCGTGCTGAACGTGCTGGTCGCAGGGACCGCGCTGGTGCTGCTGTCGCCGGTGATGCTGGTGATCGCGCTGCTCGTGAAGCTGACGTCGCCGGGGCCGGTGCTGTACAAGCAGCAGCGCGTCGGGCTGGATCGTCGCTCGGGCAGCGGCGGCAACTGGCGGCGGCGCGTCGACTACGGTGGCAAGCTGTTCACGATCTACAAGTTCCGCACGATGTACGTGCGCCAGAACGACGACCAGGTGTGGGCCAGGCCGGGTGACCCGCGCATCACCCCGATCGGCGGCGTGCTGCGCAAGTACCGGCTGGACGAGCTGCCGCAGCTGATC
This sequence is a window from Longimicrobiales bacterium. Protein-coding genes within it:
- a CDS encoding sigma-54 dependent transcriptional regulator: MNAAESLNLTEEVKSTIKVLIVDDEDTLRESCGSVLSVEGYDVATCGQGHEALTLLKRRPYDIVLLDLHMSQVFGMDLLQACLEAYPDTIIIIMTGNPSVESSIEALRAGAWDYLPKPFAASHLQILFGRAAHTVLVTRESKALDNELESKHGHSDKVTLLGASTAFQRVIALARKVAGTDASVFISGESGTGKEQIAQFIHQHSRRSSRQLVPVTCAALPEALLESEMFGHVQGAFTGAVREKAGLLEVANGGTLFLDELTEMPAVLQAKFLRVIQDGVVRRLGSTTTDAVVNVRFIAATNRDPHQAAEENVLRRDLFYRLCVVPIHIPPLRERRSDIPVLAQHFLQRYWVQHREARGMPTFSPEAMASLQSRPWPGNVRELQNVIEHAVVLLEPNAQIRPDDLPDMGNGAVSSPVPSGMVPFEEMRDGTYHGVREKVLTDFEVGYLTWLVERANGNMTKAARIAGVDRTTLYRLMEKHGLHRGTIITNK
- a CDS encoding HAMP domain-containing sensor histidine kinase, whose translation is MARSLQTSRRTKRTAARADAASYSRPNLLQLVAGYAGREIGLAAERVRGQLPADLQVSDEELTRHFVWVARACLVDVSSEEQNGATLTLRRRLVELLRADIVRHWEEEPVAGPDMLETLAKLERAQNACRPGLEQTFAAELADRGGLDLVVEVAHDMRSPLTSILFLSEILHGGQSGALNDVQKRQLGIIYSAALGLVGMASDMIEMARGGNQLPGPDPSSFSVNDILTSVHDLVRPTAEEKRLELTIEPLRSPRRIGFPTPLSRVLLNLTTNAIKFTEDGTVELSARPIGGASVEFAVRDTGPGIHPDAMATLYQPFRRQSARPTGYYFSGTGLGLAICRRLLEAMGSELKLETRAGWGTRFSFVLELPAANLL
- a CDS encoding sugar transferase — protein: MLSTVDGVFRPSADSAVDRSWMRARPSVVVRARSRSHAGQRARRVLNVLVAGTALVLLSPVMLVIALLVKLTSPGPVLYKQQRVGLDRRSGSGGNWRRRVDYGGKLFTIYKFRTMYVRQNDDQVWARPGDPRITPIGGVLRKYRLDELPQLINVLRGDMNVVGPRPEQPEIFIQLREKIDRYPERQRVLPGITGWAQVNQHYDQDLEDVKRKLTFDLEYAQKESAAEDMKIMLRTLPVMLFKSGSL